From Lytechinus pictus isolate F3 Inbred chromosome 6, Lp3.0, whole genome shotgun sequence, the proteins below share one genomic window:
- the LOC129263413 gene encoding uncharacterized protein LOC129263413: MRPGKIQSKGILTPSTPTLLKKKKKCGGPTPRSSSPITKNRQPAKLSPCGSPNVSLVRGAEWIGTPTRPSPSRTSVLLTPRCTPSKLDFSSIDSETERHSCMIEPRSLSLEFDELGEDSD; the protein is encoded by the exons atgagaccagggaaaatacaaag TAAGGGCATACTGACTCCATCTACACCAACTctattgaagaagaagaagaagtgcgGTGGTCCTACTCCAAGAAGCTCATCTCCCATCACTAAAAACAGACAACCAGCAAA GCTGAGTCCATGTGGAAGTCCCAATGTAAGCTTAGTACGGGGTGCAGAATGGATTGGTACCCCTACGCGTCCTTCGCCGTCCAGAACGTCGGTCCTTCTAACCCCGAGATGCACTCCTAGTAAACTAGATTTCAGCTCGATAGATAGTGAGACAGAGAGACATAGTTGTATGATTGAACCTAGGAGCTTAAGTTTG GAATTTGATGAGTTGGGGGAAGACAGTGACTGA